GCCCCCAACCCCGCACCACGCGCGATTCACAAAGAGGAGGAGAAAGAAGCCTCTCCTTTTCCAGCAGAGCCTTTCCCCATCTCTCCCCACAACCGCCGCCGCCCATCGCGCACAGAAACCACGCTCCAAGACACCAAAACCCACCGATCCCCCATGGAGAACGGCGACGAAACCCTCGTCTCCCCCACCGCTGAGGCCGAGAAGGCTGCGCCCAACGGAGGCGTCGCGGGCGAGGAGGTCACCCTCGCCGACGCCGTCCACCCCGCCAAGTcctacgccgccgtcgccgccaacgcCGAGATCGAGGACCTCCGCGCCACCAAGCTCGACCTCGAGGAGCAGCTCGCCAACGCCAGCCAGGAGAACAAGACCCTCGCCGCGGAGGCCCACCGCCTCGAAGGCCTCTTCTCCCAGGCTCGGGACGACGTCGCCACCGCCGAgcatgccgccgccaccaccgaagAAGAGGTGGCCTCGCTCCGCGCCGAGGTCGAGCGCCTCCAGGCCCTCCTCGACCGCAAGAAGGCCGACCGTGAGGCGGACGAGCGCCAACGCCAGGAGCTCACGGCCGAGGTGGAGACCGTTCGTCAGGCGAAGCTCAATCTCGAGAAGGAGGTCGACGCCCTGAAGGCTTCCGCCGCTGCTACCACCGTGGAGGACAGGGAGGCTGCTCCGGACGCTGGGGCCCCGAAGGAAGAGGGAGTCGCCTGGCAGGGGATGGCAGCGGGGGCGGCCGCTGGTGCTGCCATCACAGCTGCCGTCGTTCTGATCTACCTCCGCCTCAAGAGGTAATCTGATGCTCTGGTGCGCAGGAAGTTTTGCTCTGCTGCTACAGCTTATGGAAGATTTGATGAGTTTGTCGTGGTGATGCTGTTACTACCGAACCGAGAGTAATATGTCTTCTATCAGTTAGTTGCTTAATAGACTACAAAAACTTAGGTAATCTGGAGAA
The Triticum dicoccoides isolate Atlit2015 ecotype Zavitan chromosome 3A, WEW_v2.0, whole genome shotgun sequence genome window above contains:
- the LOC119268726 gene encoding myosin-11-like, which translates into the protein MENGDETLVSPTAEAEKAAPNGGVAGEEVTLADAVHPAKSYAAVAANAEIEDLRATKLDLEEQLANASQENKTLAAEAHRLEGLFSQARDDVATAEHAAATTEEEVASLRAEVERLQALLDRKKADREADERQRQELTAEVETVRQAKLNLEKEVDALKASAAATTVEDREAAPDAGAPKEEGVAWQGMAAGAAAGAAITAAVVLIYLRLKR